DNA sequence from the Callithrix jacchus isolate 240 chromosome 13, calJac240_pri, whole genome shotgun sequence genome:
tggtcacgtggtagggaacaacacacaccggggcctgtcagagggtatGGAGTCGGTATAAGAGAGAGCATCAGgagaatagctaatgcatgctggccttaatacctaggtgatgggatgatctgagcagcaaaccaccatggcacacgtttacctatgtaacaaagctgtacATCTTAAACATGCATGTACCTTTGAacttacttaaaataaaagtgggaataaaataaaattttaatatttgaaataaagaagTGAGGGTGCACAAAGGTTTTTTAGCAGATAAATGGCCTGATACAAGAAGATAACTTTTGCATAACTAAGGAGAATGTCATAAAGGTAGGGGAGACCTTCAGGGCAAAGAGATCCAAAGAAAGCACTGCTATAGCAGTCCCGTTGGAAAGAAAGGAGAGTTTAAACTGGGATAGAGTAACAAAGAATACCGCAAAGAAACACTCTGACAGATCCGGAATTGGGACATTCCACAAGATAACAGGCCTGATCTCTTCACAAAGTGGTTGTATTTAGAGAGATGTGGGATAGAACGGAGACTTACAAGAGACATAAACAGTAGCAAGGGTGAGCGTTGATTAGAACCTGGTTTAAAATAGCTATGACGGGTACAACAGGAATGTGTGAGTCCACCCAGGCTGCCATGACAGAGGCTCACACACCTGGAGTCTAAAAcagtagttatttattttctcaccattcTAAAGGCCCGAAGTCTAAGATCACGGTGCCAGCAGGGGTAGTTTTGGTGAgacctctcttcctggcttataGGTGACCACCTTTAcgcatgtcctcacatggccttgcCTCTGTCCGAGAGAAAAAGGTCTTCGGTGGATACCAGACCTGTTGGATCAGGACCCACTCTTATGAtctatttaaccttaattaccttctGGAAGGCCTAATCTCCAAATACGGgcacactgggggttagggcttcaacatatgaatctaaGGGTGAGGTGTACACAGGTCACTCCGTAACACAAACTGTTAGGGAAAATTTTGAATAAGGACTGGGTATTAGGTGATATTACAGAATTATTGCTAATTTTCTTAGGCTTGAGAATGATATCACTAGTGTATAGGAGAATGATTATCCTTAGACATTGCTCGCCAAAGTAAAAGAGTAAAAGTATCCGAACTGCAGCTTACTTTGAAAtgttcagaaaataaatagataaaatgttaTCAGTGTTGAATTTAGGTGTCTGTATATGGTTATTAGTTGTACTCTTCTTTCAGCTTCTCTATATGTTTGAAATctttctataataaatatttgagggcaAGTGGAGTGCGACACTAAAGTGATAGTAAAGATAGTTTAAAAAAACACTGACCACAGAATTCCACAGTAACCTTGTAAGTTCTGAAAACTTCTTGACCCTCCTTAGACTTTTCCATGCAACTGATTATCTTAATCAAAAGGCATTGTTGATTCCAAAGATACAAGTTACTCTTTCGTGCTGGCCCCAAAAGTCTCACTTGTGTCTTTGTAGAGATGTTCCTAGGTAGTGTGATTTCTCAGGAGAGTGTGCTGTTGCCATAAGCACTGCGGAACTCCTACTTAGAGATCCAAGCTGCCTTCCAGCCTCCTATGAACTCTTCTACTCCTTTTCTGCCAAGCCCCACATCGTATGCCATCGCCTTAGGGGACTGCGCCATATTCCAGAGCTTCCCAGTGACTTTTTGTCCATTCTCCCTCCAATAGTGGTGGTGTGATGATCTACTTTGACAGAATTGAAGTGGTGAACTTCCTGGTCCCGAATGCAGGTACGTCTTACAGTTGATTCTTACCACCAGCTCACTTTCCCCAGCATGCCACTCCTGTGCCTGTCATGGCatctcagaaaaggaaaggagctGTGTCTAAGGGCATTTTGAGTCTTGCCTTTTCTTATGTCaagccctttccttccctcccagtGTATGATATAGTGAAGAACTATACTGCCGACTATGACAAGGCCCTCATCTTCAACAAGATCCACCACGAACTGAACCAGTTCTGCAGTGTGCATACACTTCAGGAGGTCTACATTGAGCTGTTTGGTAAGAAAGTCCCTCCTGAGCGTGCATGCTTAAGCAGGGTTCCTAGAACCCTGCATCTCTCCACTGTCTAATGCCTGGCTGCCTACAGGGTGTGATGGGCACTTATAGACAGGAAATGTTCAAGAATCTCATGCTCAGGAGCTGGTCACAAAGGAGTTCCTGGAGAATGCTGATGACAGTGCAACAAGATCCTTAGAGGGCTGGAGCTTTGGGCACAGGGACCATCACGGAGTAGAGTATTCACTTCTGGCCTCAATCAGAGGCTAGAGTGGAAATGTGTTCCCACTGTCCCTAAACTATCATTCTATCATGAAGACATGGTTCATTCCAGAAGAATCATAGAGATTGTCCAGCCCAGCATTCTCATTTTAAGATAAGGGTACTGTGATCCAAAGCGAGAAAGTCACAGAGCCAGGTGCCAGTTAGTAGTGGAACTGAAACAGGGGCCTTCCTCTCCTGGCTCTCACTTCAGCATTCTTCTCACCACACCACCCTGAACGGAGGGCCCCCAGGAATGGGTGATGAAAAAGACATGATTCATAGTTAATTCTAGAAGTGAGAATTAATATGAGCTATGAGAACCATAGCTCCTTCCACTTCCTGGAACctttgtgattattattttttttaccctGTACCCATAGCAATgaataggaaaacattttaaccAAAAAGCCTCCACATGTCTAAGCAGATACGTTTTGTCCTTTTTACCTTTTTCAAAGTAAAGGCAACCTGACTTAGCAGCAAAGGAAGGACACAGTTGAGTAACTGTTATAACTTGTTTGCAGTCAAGTACTCTGTTTAAACTCACTGCCAGAAATTCTCTAATAGCCAATGCCAAAAGCAAATGAATTTTTAACCAATAGTACAACTGTTCTTGACACTAGGactggaaaatgatttttcccagGAATCTTCATAAAAGGGACCCTGAGCGAGAACATTTCTCACAGTAAACAGGAGGACTCATCCACATCACCCACAATAACTAAGCAAACCGCCTTTTGCACCATTTAAGATTTAGGAAATCACCCAAATTACTTTTAATGTTTCTGAGggtttgtagtcttttatctgtTTTAGATTCAGTgtgcttttaagaaaaaattggTAAGTttgccactgatttttttttaaccttaaactaatagaattttataaaacattaattctATCTAGCCATTGTCTTAGGGCTTGTGCCATTAATGAACATTTCGAAGCACTGAAACAAAAGACAAAGGTCCCTAATGTcctgaagagaaaattaaaatacaaagttgTTTTGCATTAGAAAACTTCTGTCTTATACTAACTTGGTAGCTTAGTGAAGTACAGCTGTTTGTATGGAGGAGCTGGGGAAATATATTTGCTttgaaacttttttatttttacatctcaGTCTTAGCAAGCACTACTTGTCTTAGAATCTGTCATATCCATAAAGGAGGAACTCAGGTCCCTAGTCCTGGCCCTTCAACTCAGAAGGTTCTTCTATACTTTCTTCCTCTCAGGACTCTCATAGCCCAGACTTTAAACATGAAACTGCATAATTTTCATCACATCTTACTTTGCCGAATCCTCTTTGCCCATGTTATTAAAGTATTATCTAATACTTACTCCAAAATTTACCTGAAGAACCTCTTTGTATGTAGTTagtaatataacttttttttcctatccCAACACCTTTTAATACAATGGAACGGATATAAACATGGATACAAACACATGGTATAGGTATCACTGAAGTAGAGTGACACAAaataatatctatatatacaaCACTCCTCTGCAAATAGCAAATGTAAAGTAAAAGATACCCAACAGATCATTTTGTTTTATCTCACTGTCATTTCTTAATCTATAGTCTCCAATGTATCCATGCAAGGAAGCAGTACTAGCTGTATGACTAGAGGGTAGCTCTCTTGGGTTACTTACTGAGACCTTATCTTTGTTCAGATCTGAGCTGTCCTACCCCCTCACTGCAGTCTGGCTTCTCCTTCTCTGAGTATAAAGGCTGACATGGGATGGCTCACCTGTAGCTTCAGTGTTTGAAGTAAAGAAAGCTTTATGCAGATTCTGGCTTTTATTGGGTCTCCTCTGACAGTAGAAAGATTCAAACCACAGTCAATTCCAAGAACCCTTCTAAGAACAGAGACAGAGTCACTCAAACGATCTGATTTGCTATACCTAAATATAATTCATGCTGCTTTTCTCTATGATACACCATAATATTTTGTCCAAAAATCTTGAAACATGTTACTAACTTTGAAGAAAGACTAAAACCAGCCACTTTAGAGACTAGAGACACTCAAGCACTGATCTATTCATAAAGTTTCTACACAGCTGAAGAAGTTTGcacaaatagacaaaaaatagtacagaaaacctaaatacagaaaaattcagagaaaaaatcCATCTTTTAGAAAGCAGGTCAAATGGACTCAGTTAAAGACCTCACTGAATGTAGGAGAATCAATGGGAAACAATGTAAAGACTTCTGCTAGAACATTAATAGGAACCAGCCTATgtaatcaagaaattattttgcCTCCTGATCTAAATGCTTGCCTCCAGTCTAGGGCTCAGCAAAAGGCCTGGTTATTTGAACTGGTTGTCAATCAAGGTCCCCTTCATTTTCGCTTTCTTGGCTTCCAGTCCAGCCAGCTCTTGCAGTCGCATCTTGCTCATGCCTTTGCGCTCCAGCTGTTTTTCAATCACTTTGGCATTCTGTGCATAGGAGTCAGCAACTTCCCTAGCCTcaatctcctcttcctcttcatcaATGGTAGACACAGTGACAGAAGTGAACTTGCCCATGTCTTTGGTCCATTTGGTCATCATCACCTTCTTAGGAGGCTCTTGTTTCTGAGTATATATGTTCGTTTTCCCAAAGGCCTGGCCAAACTTGACTACTGCTCCATCCACAATGAAGGTAACAGGAGCGTTATTCGGCTGGGATTGGTAGAAGAGCAGCAGTCCACACTTTGCACATTTCTTTCTGTGCTGTCGTTCAGTGCCTTCAGGTCTCCGCAGATACACAGTCTCCTGGTCTTCTGTGTTACAAAACTTACGGGCATGTTTGGCAGCATCAATCACACGGGACCGGTCCCGGGGCCTCATGGGCAGTTTCTCTAACTGACAGTCCAGCAGTAGGACCATCTGGCCGCACAAACAATAGTACACATGGAGGGGCTTCTCGCCATCATCATATTCCTCCCGGTTCCGAGTGTCAGAGCAGACTACTGACCGAGACACTACTTTCGGCATGGTTCCTAGGAGCCGCCCAAAAAAATTACGCATACAAGAGGGTCGCGCTGAAATGACGTCACGAGCGCGCCAGGCGTCTTTTCCCGGCGGCTACCTTAGTAATGTAACTAAATGGCCCTTATCCACATTTCCGTAACATATAAACATCAGTATTACTAAAACACCTTGCAAAGTATTCCACATTTTCCCAGTAAGCTACTAACCCAGGGCCACAGGTTTCCACCTTGACTGAGATATAATTTGGTCTGTTGAGTGACGTGTTAACTTATGGAGGACACGGGCCACTTTGGTTGATATgctacttaaaatatgaaatgtaATGTTTAGTTCTAGTTGTTATATTGGTTGACCCTTAGCAGGTGGAAGGTGCCGACTTTGGTGCTCACAGGCTTGTGACAGCACCTCCTATATGTAGAAACATTACTGTCCCTTGTTTACTGATAGTACTGTCTTAAAATCCTAACAAAGCCCAGCAATTAAACAAGCTTGTTATTTTGGCTACTAGCCAGTTTCCACGCGCCTCCGTTTTGGCATCAGTAAAAGGACAGAGACTTTCTCTTCCTCCGAGGCTCTTGTTTGGGCACGGGTGACCACAAAAGGACCACTTAAAGCAGATAGCAGCTGACAGTGAAGGAGAGATGCAGTGTACAAGTCCCAGTCTGGTTTCACTCGGTCTTTTTCTCTAAGCCCCTCCAGGATCCTACCGAGGATCTCatgggcagaggcaggaagaggatTCTAAAATCTGAGAAGCCCAGGCCAGAGAAGGCAGCTTTCGTGCTGCTGTTCTGAGACTGCAgctggaaaggaagggagagggggtAGTCAGTTACAGCTATTCCTACATTTGTCTGTAAAACAACTCTTGTGAATTCCAGACAAAGAAATAAGGCCCAAAgcaaacagcacatcaaaagcctGGGGTCACTTCCAGAactgtaaattttaatttttcccttgTGTTGTTTGATGGAGTTCCTAATAGAAACAGTCTTCCTTGGGGGTCTCCTTGACATCaaagtctgtttttcttttagaaacttCTAAAATTACTAGATTTAATGTGCTCAGCTCTTTCCACAAAACCTAAATAGCCATTCCACCTTCCTTCGTTGTGGAAACTATGaatcttccttctcttttgctGCTGTTGTCTAGGGAAAGGCTGCTGCCTCATGCAAGAAATGTTCTAGAATTggtatcctttctttttttttcaagttcatcCCTTGTAGGGCATGGTTAGTATTTTCAGCAACAAAGGTTGAGTTGTATCTTGAGGCACAGAAAGAGGATGCCCTGTCATTCGCTGTGTAGAGGGCTGTCTGTGCAGGCTACTCCAGAAGTTGGGCAGGGGGTCTTTAGACTTGTGGGCTTTGATAAGCACCCTCCCTTGGGAAGGTACATTCTTGAGCTGATGATTGAGTTTGTACTTTACCCTCATCATGCCCTCCCTCATTTAGAAAGTGTAACAACTCCTTTTCCTCTGTCTTTACTTTATTCCAGATCAGATTGATGAAAATCTCAAACTGGCTTTGCAACAGGACCTGACCTCCATGGCCCCTGGGCTGGTCATTCAAGTAAGCATTGCTGCATGGGGGCAGCCCCTCTCTCTCTGACACTGCGGTCCTTCTCCCAAGGGATGTTCTTTTTGTGCAGGAAGATCAAGACAGTGGGAGCTGTGTGTGTCCCTCACTACCCTCACTTTCCCATCAGCTGCTGTTTTAATCTCTCTCCAGGCTGTGCGGGTGACAAAGCCCAACATACCTGAGGCAATCCGCAGAAACTACGAGTTGATGTGAGTATACCCTCCGCCTGGACTGTGACCACCactgcctcccacctcccacctcatccCATCCCAGAGGTAACCGAAGCTGCCTGGCTTCTCGGTTATCCCCTTGCTAGAGGATTTGCCACAGCCCACTGCACTGTAAGATTGGACAGATGTGTCAGGGCCATGACTGGGGCTCCCTACCTGTGATTAAGAACCCCAGGAGAAGCCCTATAAAGCAATAATGCTTTGAAAAGGGCCAGGGGGCCTTGTTTGTattcagtgactcatgcctaagGGGAAGACAGAAGCAAGAGACCAGTAAGTGGACAGGCAGGTGTATTTTACTAaagtaaattacattttatttcccaCAAATGAGTTATTTGGGAGAAGAGCTGTGTTACTGTCGGCAACAGATCAGCTTTTACCTAGGCCATGGAACAGCCTTCCAGGAGGAGTAGGAAATAGGAGTTTGCCTCTCTTCAGTAGAAGAGTTCAGCTTCTTCTGGGGACAATGATGTTCCTGAGTTTCTCATAGCAGCCTCACAGCTTTGTTTCCTCTTCAGGGAAAGTGAGAAGACAAAGCTGCTCATTGCAGCCCAGAAGCAGAAGGTGgtggagaaggaagcagagacAGAGCGGAAGAAGGCACTCATTGGTCTGAATGTGGTTCTGTGATCCCCCTTTCCAGGCAGAAGGGCCGGGGGTGGTGGGAAGAtgcaaggaggctgaggcctgctgAGACCCCATGGTCCTCCAAATCACTTCCACAGCACAGGAATGGCAGGTGGACTCCCAGAAGCAAAGTTGAAATTGTCAGATCATGGCCAACGGGAATGAGTTTTGAGATTCCACTTACCTCTTAAATGAAAGGAGCCCTGCCTATTAATTCTTAACtcataataataatggctaataCTTAATTGAGCCACATATTTTCCTAAGCACTTAATACGTGGGTTAACTCAACTGTCACAACCACTTTGTGGGGTAGGTACTGTATTATCCTTAATCTTATTTTATCGAACCAAAGGACAGAAGGGTAAAATACTGTGCCCAAGGGCATATGGCAATAAGGGATGGAACTGGGGCTCCAACCAAGGACACTTGCTCTAGAAGCTATGTTCTTAGTCACCGCACCGTATTATCAACAACAAACCTGATCCCTGTGTGCACTGAAGGGCCAGGTAGACCCCTACTAGAGTACTGCATTCTTTAGAATATTCCTTTGGGAGAAGTTCCCTTGTGAAGTTAGGGCTCATTCTTCCTATGTTGGGCCCAGGTCTCCTTGGTTACTGCCTTGTGCTGATGGAAGGGGACTCTGCTCACTGGCACATCCCACTCTGCCCGTGTGTGCCCTCACCGCCATCCTCTGGGGGCTTTTCAGCCGAGCTGACCCACCAGGACACTCAGCTTGGGGGAAAGGTGAAATCAGTCAAACTCTGAAATGCCAGAACTCTAAGTCTTTCCTCACTGTCATTTTTTCAGAGGCAGAAAAAGTGGCACAGGTGGCTGAGATCACCTACGGGCAGAAGGTGATGGAGAAGGAGACTGAGAAGAAGATTTCAGAAATTGAAGGTAAGCAGAAGCAACGCTTATGCCTGCGTTCTGAGACCCCGCCCTGTGGCCCGTGGGTGGGGGAGCTGTTGCCTTTGCCCTTTAACAGTGCTCTAGGATGGCATGATCTCTGTGCAACAGCAGCTTTTCTCCATGCAGAGACTTGAGATTTGAGGCAATTGTGGCCAGATCAGCATCTGTTTTCTACTTCAGAGAGCGTTcgttcattcagcaaatgtggCTTGAGTGCCAGGATGTGTCCAGCATTTTGTTAGACTTGTGAAAAAGGAAGTCCCGTAGTCCCTGCTGTCTTGAAGTTCCCAGGCTGGCGGGGCCTTGGAGCACTGGGAGCGCACTCTCAGCAGCTGGCTCTCCCCCATGCCTTAGCTACCCCTGCTCCAAAGTCAGTTGGCACCATGGTTTTGGGCTCAAAGTCTGTTCTCCAGGTCTATGTAGATATTAAGCCAGGTTTGAAGAAGACAGATTTTCAGCACCAGTCACACAGGAGCTGGAGAGAAAGGTTTTCTTTGCTGGCTTTTCTGAATATCATTCACCTTCTCTTCCTGCTCCTAAGCCTATACCTCCTTCCCACTGCCCACCTCTTACTTGTTGGGTTGGCTTATGTCAAGCAAATTCCAAGGCAGAACTGGAACCTCAAGGCCCAGCTTCAGGCTACAAAGTGTTATGTCCAATTATACTCATTATGGGACCTGTCAGGCTTTGCAGGGCCCCATAGAGGAGCCAGTTAGGATTTCACAGATCAGTGGCTCCTCATTAGGGAGCTCTTAGCAAagcaacacatttttatttctcacaaatACATGTCATCAAGTGCTCAGGCCAGCTGAGGGGGCCCCACAGCAGCCAGAACCCTGGCTGGACTGCAGGCTCCTTCTACGCAGGGTCACACTGGAGACATGCAGTGAGAACCCACCCCCAGACTGACCTTTCTCCCAGACATGCTGCTGCAAATATTACTCACATGAGGCTGGCCTGTTTCTAAGACAAGGGGGTACATATCAAAAATTTTGCATCAGCTTGACAGAAAGCTAGTCTCAGAGCTGATTAGGGAAGAATATGGCTCGTACAGTGGAATTAAATAGGTCTTAATCAAAACATATGTTGGTCTGGCCCATGGCCACATATTCTCTCTCAGGATTGTGCCAGCTTAATCACAGTTCATTAAGACTTTTTTGAAATGATTgatggaaagaaaagggaaatgaagTTGGAGACAGACTGAAATATGTTATGTTCATGGCATTCAGTTCTCAGGTGGATCCACCTCTGGCCATACTCAGAGCTGCCTTTGAGCTTTCCTTGCTTTTGCTGTGTAGCACAAGAGGGAGGAGTGGAAGGCTCTGGCCTCGAGCTTGAGGCAGGATTCCACTGCTTTGCTTCACAGACGTGGATCTC
Encoded proteins:
- the ERLIN2 gene encoding erlin-2 isoform X3: MIYFDRIEVVNFLVPNAVYDIVKNYTADYDKALIFNKIHHELNQFCSVHTLQEVYIELFDQIDENLKLALQQDLTSMAPGLVIQAVRVTKPNIPEAIRRNYELMESEKTKLLIAAQKQKVVEKEAETERKKALIEAEKVAQVAEITYGQKVMEKETEKKISEIEDAAFLAREKAKADAECYTAMKIAEANKLKLTPEYLQLMKYKAIASNSKIYFGKDIPDMFMDSVGSANKQSEGLADKLTFGLEDEPLETATKEN